The Polynucleobacter sp. JS-JIR-5-A7 region CTACAGCGAGCGTTCAGGCATGCAGGTGGTTCGTGCCATTGGTGGACGCGCCCCTCTCCATCTCACCTCTGTTGGCAAACTATTCCTAGCCAGTGATGACGCCAATCAAGTACGGGCCTACGTTACTCGCACGGGTCTCTCAGGTCACACTCGCAACAGCATTACGGATTTAGCTAAACTCGAGTCCGAACTCAATCACGTTCGCAGAGTGGGTAGTGCAAGGGATGATGAAGAATTAGAGCTTGGTGTGAGCTGTCTTGCTGCTGCCATCCTGGATGACACTGGTAAATTGGTTGCCGGTTTATCACTCAGCGCCCCAACCGATCGTATTCAAGCAGATTGGCTCAGATCATTACAGGACACTGCTCTACAAATCTCCAAGGGCATGGGCTTTAAGCCTAAGTCTGCCGAGCCAGGCTCCTCCGCCTAGTCAGCCCAACTTACATTAAGCGACGAATGGGTTGCGTGCCAGAAGGCATGCGCTCATACCAGTCACGCACACGCACTGCATCAGCAAAACGGGATTGTGTTCCTACAGAATCCAGGAACACCAATAATAGCGGGGTGTTGTTCACACGCGCTTGCATCACTAAACATTTTCCAGCGGCATTAATGAAACCTGTTTTTTGCAAACCAATATCCATGTCGCCAGAACGCACTAGTCGATTCGTATTTAAGAACTTTTGGGGGCGCTTTGCGATCACCATCGTTAAATCTGGCCAAGTGGAATATTCACGAATTAACTTATATTGATATGCTGCATTGAGCATGCGAGTTAAATCTTCAGCAGTCGCCACGTTCTCACTAAGTAAGCCTGTGGGATCGGCAAAATAAGAATGCTCCATACCCAGTTCTCTAGACTTCCGATTCATGGCATCCACAAAGGCTGTGATACCGCCTGGGTAATTTCTACCCAAGGTATAGGCAGCGCGGTTTTCAGAGGACATCAACGCTAACAACAAGGCTTCTTGACGCGTCAGAACGGTGCCTGCAGCTAGACGTGAAGTGCGATAGATATGCACATCATCTGCATTAATCACCAGGGTTTCATCAAGAGGTAACTTGGAGTCGAGTACCACCATGGCGGTCATCAACTTCGTGATGGATGCAATTGGCAAGCTCACGGTAGGATTCTTTTCGAAGTAAACCTCTTTGGTATCTTGATTGACTACCATAGCTACGCTGGACTTCAGGCTGAGATCATCATGCTGACCACGCAAACCTAGCGCAGTAGCCAGTGATGGGGGTCCAGCAACTGCTGGTGCAGTAGAACGCGTCACAGTAACGCGAACAGTCTTAGGCCTCTTAGGAGACTTCACCACTACTTTAGTAGTTTTGGTTTGGGCTTGAGTTTGCTTTTCTTTGTCTTTACTGGCGGCAATAGCTGGCGCAACACCAAGTGCCCCATAACCGAAAATCAAGGCTAAGACAAAGAGCCAAAAACGATTTAAATGCATCCCAAAAATACCTTCCAAAACTTTAAACATACGGAATGATAATTAATTTCCAAAAGGGAGTCGGATTTCTGCGCCCCATCTTGGTTAACCCCCCAATCTACCCCTCTTGAGCCCCTACTCTGCAATAGTCGCTACCGTGTTCGCCTGACGCTGATTCACCAGCACTACGCCAGTCATTGTCAAACAGAGGCCCAGAGCCATCAGGAGTGTGAATGGCTCATCAAACAAGAGCCACGCCATCAATGCAGTTGTCGGGGGGGTTAGATAGAGCAAACTCGTGACTTTGGTTGCCGCCCCTTTACGGATCATCATGAATAACAAGCTAATGGAGCCAATCGATAAAGGAAAGATAGCCCATAACAAAGCAGCCACTACAGAGGCATTCCAAACCATGACGCCTGTTTCAAAGAAATACATGCAAAAGAAACACAGCACAGCTGAAACACCAAACTGAATAGAAGATCCAGCGCGAAGATCAAATACTGGGCAGTATTTTTTCTGATAAAGAGTTCCAAAGGTGATCGAGAGTAATGCTGTAAACGCCAGCAGATAGCTAGCCAAAGGGATATGGGCAAAGCCAATCTTTTCAGCCACGACTAAGGCAACGCCTGCAAAACCAAAGCAGAGGCCAATCCATTGACGTGGCGTCACTGTCTCTGAAATCCAAGCAGCAAACCAGGCGGTCAAAATCGGTTGCAGACCAACGATGATTGCCGCCAAACCTGCAGTCATTCCAAGGCGGACTGCAAACCAGACTCCTAATAGATAGCCAAACTGTAAAAGTATTCCTGCGATAGCGATATGCTTGATTTGCGACCGGCTAGGCCAAGAGATGCGCCACAGAAGGCTCAAAGCAGTCATTGCGGCAATCACACCCACAAAGCGCCAAAATAGGAAGGTGGCAGGCTCTACATAAGGCATAGCCAAACGTGCAA contains the following coding sequences:
- a CDS encoding serine hydrolase, which translates into the protein MFKVLEGIFGMHLNRFWLFVLALIFGYGALGVAPAIAASKDKEKQTQAQTKTTKVVVKSPKRPKTVRVTVTRSTAPAVAGPPSLATALGLRGQHDDLSLKSSVAMVVNQDTKEVYFEKNPTVSLPIASITKLMTAMVVLDSKLPLDETLVINADDVHIYRTSRLAAGTVLTRQEALLLALMSSENRAAYTLGRNYPGGITAFVDAMNRKSRELGMEHSYFADPTGLLSENVATAEDLTRMLNAAYQYKLIREYSTWPDLTMVIAKRPQKFLNTNRLVRSGDMDIGLQKTGFINAAGKCLVMQARVNNTPLLLVFLDSVGTQSRFADAVRVRDWYERMPSGTQPIRRLM
- a CDS encoding IclR family transcriptional regulator is translated as MSTSKTVKTSKNTGEVAKTAIQVVERMMNLLDALAVHEESSSLKNLAAETGLHPSTAHRILNDMVACRLVERGDGGTYRLGLKLLELGNLVKARLSVREAAQVPMRTLHKLTGETVNLSVRQGDEIVYIDRAYSERSGMQVVRAIGGRAPLHLTSVGKLFLASDDANQVRAYVTRTGLSGHTRNSITDLAKLESELNHVRRVGSARDDEELELGVSCLAAAILDDTGKLVAGLSLSAPTDRIQADWLRSLQDTALQISKGMGFKPKSAEPGSSA
- a CDS encoding DMT family transporter, which encodes MKLGIDNVIAPIFVLIWSTGFVIARLAMPYVEPATFLFWRFVGVIAAMTALSLLWRISWPSRSQIKHIAIAGILLQFGYLLGVWFAVRLGMTAGLAAIIVGLQPILTAWFAAWISETVTPRQWIGLCFGFAGVALVVAEKIGFAHIPLASYLLAFTALLSITFGTLYQKKYCPVFDLRAGSSIQFGVSAVLCFFCMYFFETGVMVWNASVVAALLWAIFPLSIGSISLLFMMIRKGAATKVTSLLYLTPPTTALMAWLLFDEPFTLLMALGLCLTMTGVVLVNQRQANTVATIAE